Proteins from a genomic interval of Helicobacter pylori Shi112:
- a CDS encoding efflux RND transporter periplasmic adaptor subunit → MKRILWLALILFFSPLFANAQKTQETKEVKSQTRFNIPTTKVIEKEFSQSRRYYALLQPNEALIFSQTLRFDGYVEKLYANKTYTPIKKGDRLLSVYSPELVSAQSELLSSLKFNQQVGAIKEKLKLLGLENSSIERIISAHKVQNEMTIYSHFNGVIFKKSPNLNEGSFIKKGQELFQIIDLSQLWALVKVNQEDLEFLKNTHKAILFVEGVKGGQEITLENINPIINKEDKMLEARFNVPNAKQLYYPNMFAQVEIFQKPQKMKILPKEAVLIKGGKAIVFKKDDFGLSPLEIKAVRLSDGSYEILEGLKAGEEVANNALFVLDADAQNNGDY, encoded by the coding sequence ATGAAACGGATTTTATGGTTAGCCTTGATTTTATTTTTTAGCCCCTTATTCGCTAACGCTCAAAAAACTCAAGAAACTAAAGAAGTTAAAAGCCAAACCCGTTTCAATATTCCCACCACTAAGGTCATAGAAAAAGAATTTTCTCAAAGCCGGCGCTATTACGCGCTCCTACAGCCTAATGAAGCGCTGATTTTTTCTCAAACCCTGCGTTTTGATGGCTATGTGGAAAAGCTTTATGCGAATAAAACCTATACCCCCATTAAAAAGGGCGATAGGTTATTGAGCGTGTATTCCCCTGAACTAGTGAGCGCTCAAAGCGAATTGCTATCATCATTGAAATTCAACCAACAAGTGGGAGCGATTAAAGAAAAATTAAAACTATTAGGGCTAGAAAACTCCAGCATTGAAAGAATTATCAGCGCTCATAAAGTCCAAAATGAAATGACTATTTACTCTCACTTCAACGGCGTTATTTTTAAAAAAAGCCCCAATCTCAATGAGGGGAGTTTCATTAAAAAAGGGCAAGAGTTGTTTCAAATCATAGATTTAAGCCAATTGTGGGCGCTTGTTAAAGTCAATCAAGAGGATTTAGAGTTTTTAAAAAACACGCATAAAGCGATCTTGTTTGTAGAAGGGGTTAAAGGCGGGCAAGAAATCACGCTTGAAAACATCAACCCTATCATAAACAAAGAAGATAAAATGCTAGAAGCGCGCTTCAATGTGCCTAATGCTAAACAGCTTTATTACCCTAACATGTTCGCTCAAGTAGAAATCTTTCAAAAACCACAAAAAATGAAGATCCTGCCTAAAGAAGCGGTTTTGATTAAAGGGGGGAAAGCTATCGTGTTTAAAAAAGATGATTTTGGCTTAAGCCCGTTAGAAATTAAAGCCGTTCGCTTGAGCGATGGGAGTTATGAAATTTTAGAGGGTTTAAAAGCGGGCGAAGAAGTCGCTAATAACGCTTTATTCGTGCTAGACGCTGACGCTCAAAACAATGGGGATTATTGA
- a CDS encoding efflux RND transporter permease subunit — protein sequence MIEKIIDLSVKNKLLTTLVTLLIFLASLWAIKSVRLDALPDLSPAQVVVQITYPNQSPKIVQEQVTYPLVSTFMSIANIDTVRGISSYESGLIYIIFKDGVNLYWARDRVLEQLNRALNLPKDAKVEIGSDSTSIGWAYQYALSSDSKNLSDLKVLQDFYYRYALLGVDGVSEVASVGGFVKDYEVTLQNDSLIRYNLSLEQVANAIKNSNNDTGGGVILENGFEKIIRSHGYIQSLKDLEEIVVKKEGAIPLKIKDIASVRLTPKPRRGAANLNGDKEVVGGIVMVRYHADTYKVLKAIKEKIATLQASNPDVKITSVYDRSELIEKGIDNLIHTLIEESVIVLVIIAIFLLHFRSALVVIITLPLSVCISFLLMRYFNIEASIMSLGGIAIAIGAMVDAAIVMVENAHKHLQHIDTKDNAQRVNAIMQGVKHVGGAIFFALMIIVVSFLPIFALTGQEEKLFAPLAYTKTFAMLVGALLSITMVPILMVWLIKGRILEESKNPINAFFMKIYGVSLNVVLKFRYAFLIASVVGLGGLYVAYQKLNWEFIPQINEGVVMYMPVTINGVGIDTALEYLKKSNSAIKRLDFVKQVFGKVGRANTSTDAAGLAMIETYIELKPQNEWKEKLSYKEVRDKLEKTLQLKGLTNSWTYPIRGRTDMLLTGIRTPLGIKLYGNDTDKLQELAILMEQQLKTLKESLSVFAERSNNGYYITLDLNDENLARYGINKNAVLDTIKFALGGATLTTMIKGVENYPISLRLEDTERNTIERLQNLYVKTAYNYMPLRELAHVYYDNSPAVLKSEKGLNVNFIYIVPQANISSDTYRQLAQKALEKIKLPSGYYYEFSGESQYLEEAFKTLQYIVPVSVFIIFILIVFALKNLTNSLLCFFTLPFAFLGGLIFMNIMGFNMSVAALVGFLALLGVASETAIVMIIYLEDAFQKFIKTPLKEQNSAALKEAIMHGAVLRVRPKLMTFFSILASLIPIMYSHGTGSEIMKSIAAPMLGGMISSVVLTLFIIPTAYFVIKNARVKSNQTSF from the coding sequence ATGATAGAAAAAATCATTGATTTAAGCGTTAAAAACAAACTCCTTACCACTTTAGTCACTCTGCTCATTTTTTTAGCCTCTTTGTGGGCGATAAAAAGCGTCCGTTTAGACGCTTTGCCGGATTTAAGCCCCGCTCAAGTGGTCGTGCAAATCACTTACCCCAATCAAAGCCCTAAAATCGTGCAAGAGCAGGTTACTTACCCATTAGTTTCTACTTTCATGAGTATCGCTAACATTGACACGGTCAGGGGGATTTCTAGCTATGAAAGCGGCCTGATTTACATCATTTTTAAAGACGGCGTCAATTTGTATTGGGCTAGAGATAGGGTTTTAGAGCAATTAAACAGAGCGCTCAATCTGCCTAAGGACGCTAAAGTGGAAATAGGGAGCGATTCCACTTCTATTGGCTGGGCGTATCAATACGCTCTATCTAGCGATAGCAAGAATTTAAGCGATTTGAAAGTCTTGCAAGATTTTTATTACCGCTATGCGCTTTTGGGGGTTGATGGGGTGAGTGAGGTCGCAAGCGTGGGGGGCTTTGTGAAGGATTATGAAGTAACGCTTCAAAACGATTCTTTGATCCGTTATAACTTGAGTTTAGAGCAAGTCGCTAACGCGATTAAAAATTCCAATAACGATACCGGTGGGGGCGTTATTTTAGAAAACGGGTTTGAAAAAATTATAAGATCGCATGGCTATATCCAATCTTTGAAGGATTTAGAAGAAATTGTGGTTAAAAAAGAAGGGGCTATCCCTTTAAAAATCAAAGATATAGCCAGCGTTAGGCTAACGCCAAAACCACGCCGAGGGGCTGCCAACCTTAATGGCGATAAGGAAGTGGTGGGGGGGATTGTTATGGTGCGCTATCACGCTGACACTTATAAGGTGCTTAAAGCCATTAAAGAAAAAATCGCCACCTTACAAGCGAGTAACCCTGATGTGAAAATCACTAGCGTGTATGACAGGAGCGAATTGATTGAAAAAGGCATTGACAACTTAATCCACACGCTCATAGAAGAAAGCGTGATTGTATTAGTTATTATTGCGATTTTTTTACTGCATTTCAGGAGCGCTTTAGTGGTGATTATCACTCTGCCTTTAAGCGTGTGCATTAGTTTCTTGCTCATGCGTTATTTCAATATTGAAGCGAGCATTATGAGTTTAGGGGGCATTGCGATCGCTATAGGGGCGATGGTGGATGCGGCTATTGTGATGGTAGAAAACGCGCACAAGCATCTGCAACACATTGATACAAAAGACAACGCTCAAAGGGTTAATGCCATCATGCAAGGGGTTAAGCATGTGGGAGGCGCGATATTTTTTGCTTTAATGATTATCGTGGTTTCTTTCTTGCCTATTTTCGCGCTCACCGGTCAAGAAGAAAAGCTTTTTGCCCCTTTAGCTTACACCAAAACCTTTGCCATGCTAGTAGGAGCCTTGCTTTCTATCACCATGGTCCCTATTTTAATGGTATGGCTCATTAAAGGGCGGATTTTAGAAGAGTCTAAAAACCCTATTAACGCTTTCTTCATGAAAATTTATGGCGTAAGCTTGAATGTTGTGCTTAAGTTCAGATACGCTTTTTTAATAGCGAGCGTTGTGGGTTTAGGGGGCTTGTATGTAGCGTATCAAAAACTCAACTGGGAATTTATCCCCCAAATCAATGAAGGGGTAGTGATGTATATGCCTGTAACCATTAATGGCGTGGGCATTGACACCGCTTTAGAATATTTGAAAAAAAGTAATAGCGCTATCAAGCGATTGGATTTTGTCAAACAAGTTTTTGGTAAAGTGGGGCGCGCTAACACCAGCACCGATGCTGCCGGTTTAGCCATGATAGAAACCTACATTGAATTAAAGCCGCAAAACGAATGGAAAGAAAAGCTCAGCTATAAAGAAGTTAGGGATAAATTAGAAAAAACCTTGCAATTAAAAGGCTTGACCAATTCATGGACTTACCCCATTCGTGGGAGAACGGACATGCTCTTAACCGGGATTAGAACGCCCCTAGGCATCAAGCTCTATGGTAATGACACGGATAAATTACAAGAATTAGCGATCCTTATGGAACAACAGCTCAAAACCCTAAAAGAGAGTTTGTCCGTCTTTGCGGAGCGATCCAATAATGGCTACTACATCACGCTGGATTTGAACGATGAAAATCTGGCTCGTTATGGCATCAATAAAAACGCCGTGTTAGACACGATTAAATTCGCTTTGGGCGGAGCCACGCTCACTACCATGATTAAGGGCGTAGAAAATTACCCCATTTCTTTACGCTTAGAAGACACAGAAAGAAACACCATTGAAAGATTACAAAACCTCTACGTCAAAACCGCTTACAATTACATGCCCTTAAGGGAGTTAGCCCATGTCTATTACGACAACTCGCCGGCGGTGTTAAAGAGCGAAAAGGGCTTGAATGTGAATTTTATTTATATTGTGCCCCAAGCCAATATCAGCTCTGATACCTACAGACAACTGGCTCAAAAAGCGCTAGAAAAAATCAAATTGCCCAGCGGGTATTATTATGAATTTAGCGGTGAGAGCCAGTATTTAGAAGAAGCGTTTAAAACCTTACAATACATCGTGCCGGTGAGCGTGTTTATCATTTTTATTTTAATTGTCTTTGCTTTAAAGAATCTCACTAATTCCTTACTATGCTTTTTCACTCTGCCTTTTGCGTTTTTGGGGGGGTTAATTTTTATGAATATCATGGGCTTTAACATGAGCGTGGCGGCGTTAGTGGGCTTTTTAGCCCTTTTAGGGGTAGCGAGCGAAACGGCTATTGTGATGATTATTTATTTAGAAGACGCGTTTCAAAAATTCATCAAAACCCCTTTAAAAGAGCAAAACAGTGCCGCTTTAAAAGAGGCCATCATGCATGGGGCGGTGCTTAGGGTAAGGCCCAAGCTTATGACCTTTTTTAGCATTCTAGCTTCACTCATTCCGATCATGTATAGCCATGGCACAGGAAGTGAGATCATGAAATCCATCGCTGCGCCCATGCTAGGAGGCATGATAAGCAGCGTTGTTTTAACGCTTTTTATTATCCCTACGGCGTATTTTGTGATTAAAAACGCTAGGGTTAAAAGCAATCAAACATCATTTT